The Candidatus Bathyarchaeia archaeon genome includes the window TCCTATGTGGGGGATCCCGGAAGCCCCGAGCCCGCTCTCGGTCCTCAGAGGGCCTCCCTTGACCCTTCCGAGCTTCGCCTCCCTTTCTATCACGGCCCTCGCAACCTTATCGATCCAAGTCCCCCTGCCTATTAATTCGGGCATTCAATCCACCGCGTTGGCGCGATCGCGCCCCTCGGGCCGAGCAAGTCGCTCCTTCTAATTCCTTATAAAGATCGCCCTAGTCGATCCCGGAACTCCAGCGGATCCACCCTCTCTATGATCTCACCCTATCGAGTTCCTTATCCGCCGAAATGATCTCAGGGGCCGATGCGCTGAGCGCCGCCACCGCATGAATCTTCTCGTAGGGAGATATCCCATACTCCTCAGAATATCTCGTAGCCTGTAATCCCAGATCCGCGCTCAGGTCGATCATTCTCAGCGGATAGGATAGAATCGCTGCCACATACTTTCCCACGTCCCTCACCCTGCATTGGGAGCATAGTACTCCTGCAACCTCGCTGAGGACTTGGGTCGAGATCGCGGCCTCCACCCCGCTCAGCTCTATGCCCTTTAGTATACCCTTTGCATCCTTCGCCGTAAATCGGGTGGGCGATGATCGCATATAGCCAAACGTTTGTATCGACGCATATCAATTGCCCTGCCGCCCGACTCCCTAAGCGATCGCACCGCGGCGACGGCGTCGAGCTCGCCCTTGATGCTCCCATAAAGGGCATCAGTCTGGTTCTTCATTCTCCGGAGCGCGTAGATAATGAGCCTGTCCCCGTCCTTGGATATATGCGGCTCGTCCCCAGGCTTGATTCCGAGGGGCTCCCTCAGCTCCTTGGGCAAAAATATTTGATATTTGGAACTTTTTCCCAGTTTTAACCGTTTGCATTGGTTTACTTTGTTTTACTTGTTTTCAACTTCCACCAAGCCCCTGTCGCCGTCCACAGCGACCCTATCGCCGCTTTTAATCGCCTCGATAGGGTTTACATCCAAACGATCCACCAGCGGTATCCCGGCCAAGGCGCAGCCCGTGGCTATTATGGGCTCCGTTTCGATGTTCACCATGGCCGCGGGCGCCTTCCCATAACGCTTGAGGCCGTATATTATGTAGGAGCCCACGGTGCTGCCCTTCCCCCTAGGAAAGATGAGAACCTTCCCGGCCACGGAGAGGCCCTTAAGCGGGTGGCCCCTCTCGATCACGAGGCCCGTCCTCGGGTCGACGCCCCCAAGGAATGATATGGGCTCGGGGCTCACGAGGGCCTCGCCCTCCCCAAAGCCCGGGACAGCCCCCCTGCCCCTTAGAACTCTCTTAAAGGGCGGCATGGATGCAATCCCTCAGGCTCCTAAGGGTGGCCTCGGCCCCGGATAGGGATGGCATGTAATGGGCGGCCTTGCAGGAGTTCGTATACGCGCCGTCTATGCCCATGGCCTCCAAGGGCGATACGACCATGCAGGTATCGCAGGCCACTAGGCCGCCGGCGCGCTCTATGGCCCCGACGTAGCCCCTCCTCGAGGCCTTGGCCCTGACGGCTCTCGAAGTGAAGCATATGAGGCGCTTCCTCAGCCTCCTGCCTCGGACCGCCTCCGCTATCGTCCTCAGCTCCGCCAAGCTCAGATGCGGGCACCCGAGCAGGATCCAATCGAAATCCCGGCTGGAGGAGATCGAATCCCTGATGGCATCGAGCTCCCCCTCCTCTATCTCCAACGCCTCCAAACCCATCCCATCGAACCGCCTCCTCTTGGCCTCTGGGGTCACGCCATCCACGTGGAACAGCGCTATCCCGCCTGAAGCGGCCGCGCTAGCGCCCATGTATTTGAGATCATCCAAGCTTGGTTCCCCCAATCCGGAGAGGAGCGGAATCCCGCTCCCGAGCGATTTTCCCAAAAGATAGCCCAACAGGTTATATTGGAGGTCGTTGGAGGGCCTGAAGCGCACCTTCACCAAATGCGTTGGCTCGCGCTCTGATTCCAAATGCAGCCCGTAGAGGGGGGTCCTCCCCACCACGGCGCTCGCCAGCGCCGCCGGCCCCCCCTCCCTGTTCGTCCTCGCCCCGAGCACGGAGTTCGCAAAGGCGACCGCCGAAGATTCCGCCCAAGCCAAGCTTTGGCCGAACCTAGGCTTGTTCGAAGCGTAATAGGGAGTGCAGGTCCAAGTTAGCTCCACGCCCATCCGCGCGAACGCCCGGGCTATTCTGAGCTGCTTCTCCGCGAACTCAGATGGTATGCCCATCTTTCTCCACCTCCTAAGGTCCATTCCGCATGGATTCAGGGTCGCCTTGATCGAGGCTTTGGCCCCGGCCTCGGCGAAATCCTCCAAGAACTCGAGGCCCGCATCCCCTATGGTCCTATAGGATACGCCGGATATTTGGGCGCTGCGAACCCTTATCATCCTCTCAGCCCCAAAGATCTTCCCCAGAGCTACCAAGAGCCTCATGGCCCTCTGGCGCGCTTCCCCCTCCTCGCCCGCTAGGATCCTCTCCTCCTCCCCAGTCAGCTCCATCGCGCTTCACCGCCTCAATCCTCACCCTTCCGGCTCCGCCCTGAGGAATTTATCCTTGGGCTTTGATAGGGGCCTAGTGGCATCGAAGCCGAGCTTGGTGGTGGTGAGGCCCTCCTGATCAGCCGATGGATCGAGGCTTGAGCCCCTAGCCCCCCTTATGATCACCAAGTCCTTATCCCCTTGGAACCTAGTTGCGATGGCCCATTCCACCGCGGTTGGGTCCGATATGTCTATATCGGAATCAACGACAACTGCGTGTTTTAGGGATGGATGGGCCGCGAAGGCAGCTAGGAGGGCGTTCTTACCATCCCCCTCCGCCTGTTTCTCTATTGATATCACGGCGTGTAGCCAGCCGCAACCGCCCTTCGTCAGCCTAACATCCTTAACAGTTGGGACGGTTGATGCGACCCATTCGCGTATCTTGGCCTCGTATGGCAAGCCCATGAGGATCGCGTGCTCCGGGCCACCGGGAAGGAGGGCGTGGTAGATGGCCCCATCTCTCCTATACACCTTATCGACCTTTACGACCGGTTGCCTTCTGACTATGTCGTAGGTGCCCGTCAGGTCGACAAATGGCCCCTCCTCCTCCGATTCCTCGAGCGATATCTCGCCCTCGATGATTATCTCGGAATCCGATGGAACCCTAGTGCGGTTCCCAAGCCTCGCCAAACGAAGGCCTCCGCCCATCAGCCTATTCGCGACCGCGTATTCGCTAACCCCGAAGGGGGCCGGGGAGGATGCTGCCAAAAGCACGGATGGATGGAGGCCGATCGCTATCCCGATCGGAAGTGCCTTGAGGCCCGATGCCTTAGCCATTTCACAAAGCCTGAAGAGGTGCCTAGGAACTATCCTTATGACAAGCCTCCTCCCTCCTAGGACCATCATTCTATGTATGGAAACGTTCTCGATGGAGCCATCGGGACTCTTGGCGGAAACTATTGCGGAAGATATGTAGGGGCCCCCATCCCTTGGATAATAACGGGATATCGGCAATTGGGATAGATCTCCGCTGATTTCTGAGAAGGTGGCCGAGGAGGATTCCTCGGGCTCCAATGGATCCTTCATGGCATTGTTCAAGGCGGCATGAAGCGCAGCCGGCTTGATCCCGATCGCCGTCGCGATCAGCTCCCTCGATCCGCATATCCCAGTTACGATCTTGTAATCATATCCCCTTACATCCTCGAATATGGCCCTCAAGCCCGGGCTTGAGCGGATTAATCGATAAGCCTCCTCGAGGGCCACCGGCTCCTTGAACTCTTGGATCGCACCTCTTTGCCTCAACTCTTCCAAGAATCCCCTCAGGTCGCCCAACCACCCCACCTCCTATATAGGTCGTTATCTATCCCGAGGACGTCCAAGATCCTGCCCACTACGAAGTTCACTAGGTCGTCGATATTCTTCGGCCTCATATAAAAGGCGGGCATCGCTGGCAATATTATCGCCCCCGCCCTCGAGGCCCTTAGCATATTCTCCAGGTGGATGGGGGAGAGGGGGGTTTCCCTCGGGACGAGGATCAAGCGCCTCCCCTCCTTGAGGGCTACATCGGCAATCCTGGATATTGCGCTCCTCGAATATCCGATGGAGATCTCCGAAAGCGTCTTCATGCTGCACGGGACCACAACCATGCCATCGAATTTGGAGGAGCCGCTTATGTAGGGGCATTGGAGATCGTTTGGATATGTCTCCGATGAGAGCTCGCGCATTCGCCTCAAGCCCTCCTCGCCCAGCTCATGCTTAGCTATCGCCTCCCCATTTTTGCTCATTATCAGCACCCTATCTATGCCCTTATCCTCGAGGGCCTCGAGGAGCCTCAATGCATAGCGCGATCCGCTGGCCCCCGTTACGCCAATTATCAGCTTCAATCAGCCTTATCCCTCATCCATCCCTAACCCTTTCCCCCTAAGGATTTAAATCTGCGCCGAATCGAACAACAGGGCTCAGCTTTGAGGTATCGTCTGGTGGCCGTTGGCGGAACCTTCGATATGCTCCATAGGGGGCATAGGGCCCTTTTGGATAAAGCCTTCGAGATCGGCGAGAGGGTCATAATAGGACTCACTAGCGACTCATTCGCCAAGAGGCTACATAAACCGCACAGGATAGATCCTTACGGGGACCGCATGGCGGCGCTGGAGGGCTTCCTCAGGAGCAGGGGATATTGGCATAGGGCCACGATAGTGGAGCTAAGCGATCCCTATGGACCCACCATAGAGGACGGCGATATAGAGGCGCTCGTGGTTTCCAAGAGGACGGGCGAGAAAGCCGAGGAGATCAATCGCATCAGGATCGCCAAGGGACTCAGGCCATTGGATTTGATAATGGTCGATTTGGTAAGGGCTGAAGACTCCAAACCTATCTCGACCACTAGGATAAGGAGGGGCATAATAGACAGGGAGGGGCGATTGAAGAAGGCCAGCGGTTGAAGGGCTTGGCGAGGTCTCAAAAATCGAATATATTACCAACTTTTCCGAACTCTCAAGCCTCATCTCTTCAAATCTGAGGTCCGGAAATTTTTTTGTTATCTCCCTTTCTTTTGGATCTCCTTTGCAACTTAAAGGTGAGTAAAATGGTCAGTAATTTACTAACAAAAATAATTACCAATTTTATGACGGATTTTACGAGGCGGAGCCGGATCCCACCGCAATCCAAAAAATCGAATTTAAGGTCTTGGGTCGCAATTGAATCCAATCGATCCAATAGCTTGTCCCCAAGCTTAAAGGTACCCTCTAAAGAGAGTTCTGGGGGTTGACATGGCCCAAGCGAATCCCATTCGTTAATCCCCTATTACCCAATCTGGGATAATTGGAACGATTTTGAGGAGGTAGCGGTTGAAGTATCCCCATTCTTTTCCGCACCGAGGCCTCTATTACCCCATATGGGTGCAAAGGCTTAAATGCCCACCATTCTATACCGGGGGGTAATTCGAGGGGATGGATTTTGGAGCTTTCGAAAAAGGAGAAGGACAAGGAGTATTGGGCAGAATATATGAAGAGGAGGGGCTTTGTAACGCCGAAGATAGATGCCTCAAAGACGGGCATCAGGGATCTTAAGGTCTTCTGCAATATGCTCTTTCCATTCAATCCTAGGAAGGCGGAGCTGGCGGAGGCGATATTCAGGGAGATGAGCCGCCTCAGGACTAACAAGGTGGAGCTTTACAGGGATTTGGCCCCGAGGATAATAAGGGAGAAGCGGTGCTCCGCTAGGACCCTCAGCCAGACCTGGAAGGCGCTCCTGAGGAGCGGGCTCCTTTATAGGACCAGGAGGAACGAGCCCGCCAAGCTGAGCGACGTATTCTCGAATAGGCTCGAGATGATCGCGAACTATTGGAGGGAGGTGATGAAGGCCATAGAGGATGGCGAACTCTAGCTGTTCGATTTTTTGGATCGGGAGGACCCGAAAGATTTAAGACGTAATAAATTACTCAATAAATTACTTACCAAAATGGTGATTAATAATGAAAGAGGCTTTCGCCAATTATATAGTCGCCAAGAAATCCATAAGGGGGAGGGTCTACGAGACCGCCAGGATCTTCATACCGACGAAGCTATCGACCGATTCCAGCTTCCCGTTCAAGGGGAAGAGGGTCCGAGTCCTAATCCGGATAAGCGGGGATAAGTTGATAATATCAAAACCCAAGTCGAAAAGGGCCTCCAATCCCAAGCCGGGCAAGGGGAGGCGATGGAATAAGGGCGGGGAGGGGCGAAGAAGTTGACGATACGTCCAAATTTTTGGATGGAGCACCTCCCCCTATGGGCTACTACCTCTCTAGGGATTTAGGATTAAAATCTGATAATTCAGGTAGCTGGCGATGGTCACCCAAATTAAATAGGGGATCAAAAGCGAGGCCGCGGCCTTCGATACTTTGGAGAAGGAGGCGATCGTGAGCGCTATCGAAACCCAAAGGGCCATGATCCAAACCAAGCCGAGCAGCGGGGAGCGTAAACCGAAGAATAGGTAAGACCAGATGGCGTTCATGAGCAACTGGATTCCAAATAAAATTATGGATCTCCTCACTGGGCCCTTATCCAGCCCAGCGTTCCAAACGAGAAATAGGGATGCGCCCATCAATATATAAAGCGTTGTCCATACGGGGGCGAAGACCCAGTTTGGCGGAGTTATGTCGGGCTTTCGGAGGCCCGCGTACCATGTGGGTATCGCAGGGGCCGTGAATAGGGAGCCCACAGCCCCCGCCATTTGACAAAGGGCGATGGCGACTATCAAGCGGGCGTAAACCTTGACCTTGCCCTCCCCCAAACATCCCACCTTGTTAGCCTGCATTAATGGCGGGCGCGCCAAAAAAGGATATGGGTCCGCCATTCCCATGGCGAGCGGCTTTGGGGAGTTAAGATTTGCGATATTTTCGAATTTTTGGATGGGGGGCCATCTAAAGGGTCGAAAATGCTCACCAGAATGGGCTTGCATATCATTCCTAACTAAGGTTCGGCGCCAAATCTAGCGATATCGTTTTCTTATACCAAGGAGGTACCTATACTCGCTGGGATTGGGGATGGAAGGGATGATGGTAGAGGTGCGCTGGCTCGGGAGAGGCGGGCAGGGCGTTGTGACCGCAAGCAGGCTTTTGGGGGAGGCTGCTCTTCTGGATGGCAAATACGCGCAAGCGTTCCCCGAGTTCGGGCCGGAGAGGACCGGGGCGCCGGTGCTGGGGTTCACTAGAATTTCCGATGAGCCGATCGAGATCCATTCCCAGATCTATGACCCAGATGCGATCGTGGTGATGGACCCCGGGTTGGCCAAATCGCCGGATGCGGCGAAGGGGTTGAAGAGGGGGGGAAGGCTGATCCTCAACCTGACGGAGGATCCGGCCAAGGTCAAGGAGGAGATGGGCTTGAAGGGCGTAAGGCTTTACGCGCTCGATGCCAAGAGGCTGTCCATGGAGGTGATCGGGAGGCCCATCTACAATACGACCATGCTGGGGGCTTTGCTGAAGGTCACGGGCTGGGTGAGCGTTGAATCGGCCAAGAAGGTCGTGAGGGAAAGGTTCCCGGGGGAGATCGGGGAGAAGAATGTGGAGCTAATGATGAGGGCGCAGGATGAGGTGAAGGAGTATTGAGCGCTGTAGAGAAGAGGCTTGGTTGGAGGAAGGTACCCCCCGGCGGGGCCATATCCGAGGCGGGCTCATCGGCCCTTTATAAGACAGGTACTTGGAGGTCATTCAGGCCGGTTATAGATGAGGCCAAATGCACTAAATGCCTGATTTGCTGGATCTATTGCCCGGATATGGCTGTAAGGAGGATTAACGATGGCGTGGAGATAGATTACGAATATTGCAAGGGATGCGGGATCTGCGCGACCGAATGTCCCGTGAAGGCCATAAGGATGGAGGAGGAATGATGCAGCGATGAAAAGGATCGGATTGACCGGAGATGAGGCGATAGCCTACGCAGCCAAACAATGCGATGTGGACGTGGTTTCGGCCTATCCCATAACCCCCCAGACCATAATAGTTGAAAAATATAGCGAGTATGTTGCCAATGGGGAGGTCGATACCGAATTCGTCAATGTAGAATCGGAGCACTCGGCCCTCTCGGCCTGTATAGGCGCCAGCCTAACCGGCGCGAGGGTCTTCACGGCGACGGCGAGCCAAGGCTTGGCGCTCATGCACGAGCTCCTCTATATAGCCTCAAGCCTCAGATGCCCGATAGTCATGGGGATAGCTAACAGGGCCCTAAGCGCGCCGCTCAACATACACGGTGATCACTCAGATATGATGGGGTCAAGGGATTGCGGCTGGATACAGATATTCGCCGAGAACGCCCAAGAGGCATATGATTGGACGATACAGGCCTTCAGGCTATCGGAGGATCCGGAGGTCCTCCTGCCCTCCTCGATCAACATCGACGGCTTCATAATCTCCCACTCCATGGAGGGGGTGGAGGTGCTGGAGGATGAGGCTGTCAGGGCCTTCTTGCCGCCCAGATCGGATGCGCGCGCAATCGACCCCAATAGGCCCTTAACGATAGGCCCGGTCGCCCTTCCGGATTACTACTTCGAGTTCAAGCGTCAGCAAGCGGAGGTCATGAAGAAGGTCCCTCCCGTGCTGGAGAGGGTTTGTAGGGAGTTCGGGAAGATCTCCGGCCGAAGATATGG containing:
- a CDS encoding PIN domain-containing protein, with protein sequence MRSSPTRFTAKDAKGILKGIELSGVEAAISTQVLSEVAGVLCSQCRVRDVGKYVAAILSYPLRMIDLSADLGLQATRYSEEYGISPYEKIHAVAALSASAPEIISADKELDRVRS
- a CDS encoding DUF126 domain-containing protein, with protein sequence MPPFKRVLRGRGAVPGFGEGEALVSPEPISFLGGVDPRTGLVIERGHPLKGLSVAGKVLIFPRGKGSTVGSYIIYGLKRYGKAPAAMVNIETEPIIATGCALAGIPLVDRLDVNPIEAIKSGDRVAVDGDRGLVEVENK
- a CDS encoding aconitase X catalytic domain-containing protein, whose translation is MELTGEEERILAGEEGEARQRAMRLLVALGKIFGAERMIRVRSAQISGVSYRTIGDAGLEFLEDFAEAGAKASIKATLNPCGMDLRRWRKMGIPSEFAEKQLRIARAFARMGVELTWTCTPYYASNKPRFGQSLAWAESSAVAFANSVLGARTNREGGPAALASAVVGRTPLYGLHLESEREPTHLVKVRFRPSNDLQYNLLGYLLGKSLGSGIPLLSGLGEPSLDDLKYMGASAAASGGIALFHVDGVTPEAKRRRFDGMGLEALEIEEGELDAIRDSISSSRDFDWILLGCPHLSLAELRTIAEAVRGRRLRKRLICFTSRAVRAKASRRGYVGAIERAGGLVACDTCMVVSPLEAMGIDGAYTNSCKAAHYMPSLSGAEATLRSLRDCIHAAL
- a CDS encoding UbiD family decarboxylase: MGDLRGFLEELRQRGAIQEFKEPVALEEAYRLIRSSPGLRAIFEDVRGYDYKIVTGICGSRELIATAIGIKPAALHAALNNAMKDPLEPEESSSATFSEISGDLSQLPISRYYPRDGGPYISSAIVSAKSPDGSIENVSIHRMMVLGGRRLVIRIVPRHLFRLCEMAKASGLKALPIGIAIGLHPSVLLAASSPAPFGVSEYAVANRLMGGGLRLARLGNRTRVPSDSEIIIEGEISLEESEEEGPFVDLTGTYDIVRRQPVVKVDKVYRRDGAIYHALLPGGPEHAILMGLPYEAKIREWVASTVPTVKDVRLTKGGCGWLHAVISIEKQAEGDGKNALLAAFAAHPSLKHAVVVDSDIDISDPTAVEWAIATRFQGDKDLVIIRGARGSSLDPSADQEGLTTTKLGFDATRPLSKPKDKFLRAEPEG
- a CDS encoding UbiX family flavin prenyltransferase, with the protein product MKLIIGVTGASGSRYALRLLEALEDKGIDRVLIMSKNGEAIAKHELGEEGLRRMRELSSETYPNDLQCPYISGSSKFDGMVVVPCSMKTLSEISIGYSRSAISRIADVALKEGRRLILVPRETPLSPIHLENMLRASRAGAIILPAMPAFYMRPKNIDDLVNFVVGRILDVLGIDNDLYRRWGGWAT
- a CDS encoding phosphopantetheine adenylyltransferase; translation: MRYRLVAVGGTFDMLHRGHRALLDKAFEIGERVIIGLTSDSFAKRLHKPHRIDPYGDRMAALEGFLRSRGYWHRATIVELSDPYGPTIEDGDIEALVVSKRTGEKAEEINRIRIAKGLRPLDLIMVDLVRAEDSKPISTTRIRRGIIDREGRLKKASG
- a CDS encoding TspO/MBR family protein; protein product: MGEGKVKVYARLIVAIALCQMAGAVGSLFTAPAIPTWYAGLRKPDITPPNWVFAPVWTTLYILMGASLFLVWNAGLDKGPVRRSIILFGIQLLMNAIWSYLFFGLRSPLLGLVWIMALWVSIALTIASFSKVSKAAASLLIPYLIWVTIASYLNYQILILNP
- a CDS encoding 2-oxoacid:acceptor oxidoreductase family protein, encoding MVEVRWLGRGGQGVVTASRLLGEAALLDGKYAQAFPEFGPERTGAPVLGFTRISDEPIEIHSQIYDPDAIVVMDPGLAKSPDAAKGLKRGGRLILNLTEDPAKVKEEMGLKGVRLYALDAKRLSMEVIGRPIYNTTMLGALLKVTGWVSVESAKKVVRERFPGEIGEKNVELMMRAQDEVKEY
- a CDS encoding 4Fe-4S binding protein, with protein sequence MSAVEKRLGWRKVPPGGAISEAGSSALYKTGTWRSFRPVIDEAKCTKCLICWIYCPDMAVRRINDGVEIDYEYCKGCGICATECPVKAIRMEEE
- the porA gene encoding pyruvate ferredoxin oxidoreductase, translating into MKRIGLTGDEAIAYAAKQCDVDVVSAYPITPQTIIVEKYSEYVANGEVDTEFVNVESEHSALSACIGASLTGARVFTATASQGLALMHELLYIASSLRCPIVMGIANRALSAPLNIHGDHSDMMGSRDCGWIQIFAENAQEAYDWTIQAFRLSEDPEVLLPSSINIDGFIISHSMEGVEVLEDEAVRAFLPPRSDARAIDPNRPLTIGPVALPDYYFEFKRQQAEVMKKVPPVLERVCREFGKISGRRYGKFQSYGMEDARTAIICMGSAAGTARHVAKALRGKGEKVGVVKLWLYRPFPADELVRELEGLKSVVVMDRAISFGAPLGPLCSDLIGAIYGKLPKLKVMNAIYGLGGRDITAKEIEGIYREGLRMAKAKAPMVRVKYVGVRE